From the genome of Miscanthus floridulus cultivar M001 chromosome 10, ASM1932011v1, whole genome shotgun sequence, one region includes:
- the LOC136490231 gene encoding F-box/FBD/LRR-repeat protein At5g22700-like, with translation MPQEEVKVYHRCKIKKARDVGFDGYCGIDVLPDESLHHVLSFLPAREAVQTCVLARRWRHLWRSVPALRITSGPRWEWITQQEFDDLNTFMTNLLRERDLNAPLDVCELIINPFENVVKETEILKIRTWIQQALLCKAQTLRILFDEPDYSSLMLWHLHLVSHYLTTLELKCVRLGNDFLDFSSCLTLKNLRMNLCYIWSEKISSQSLKLLTIIHCWFRDHKRTRISAPNLVWLELSNNHRKTPILESMPSLVKAFVRLRDCLDHCGKEEFGGLCSKNDCINCVHNSEKHQGCVLLNGLSQAERLELVAGPGTFIFKRDLMWHPTFSKLKTLLLNEWCVSLDFCALICFLRHTPVLEKLTLQLCQAPDNWVKPRGKYVPSKEPFASKKLRVIEVKCEKFDVRVHQISRILSIYNTYLEKVTIECSERCSECYSFQKNDDLLW, from the exons ATGCCGCAGGAAGAAGTAAAGGTCTACCACCGGTGCAAGATCAAGAAGGCGCGTGATGTGGGCTTCGACGGCTACTGCGGGATTGACGTACTTCCGGATGAGTCTCTGCATCACGTGCTCTCGTTTCTGCCGGCGCGGGAGGCCGTGCAGACCTGTGTGCTCGCACGCCGCTGGCGCCACCTCTGGAGGTCTGTACCTGCGCTGCGCATCACCTCTGGACCCCGTTGGGAATGGATCACTCAGCAAGAGTTCGACGATCTGAACACCTTTATGACCAATCTGCTGCGTGAACGGGACCTCAACGCACCACTGGATGTCTGTGAGCTCATTATCAATCCATTTGAAAACGTTGTCAAGGAAACAGAGATCTTGAAGATAAGGACATGGATCCAACAGGCTCTGCTGTGTAAAGCTCAGACTCTCAGGATACTATTCGATGAGCCTGATTACTCTAGCTTGATGCTGTGGCACCTGCACCTTGTCTCCCATTACTTGACGACGCTAGAGCTTAAATGTGTGCGGTTAGGAAATGACTTTCTTGATTTTTCAAGCTGCCTGACTCTGAAGAATCTACGGATGAACCTTTGCTACATTTGGTCAGAGAAAATATCATCACAGTCCCTTAAACTGCTGACAATCATTCACTGTTGGTTTCGAGATCACAAACGGACTCGGATTTCTGCTCCAAATCTTGTTTGGCTGGAACTAAGTAATAATCATCGTAAGACTCCTATCCTTGAAAGCATGCCATCATTAGTGAAGGCATTTGTTAGACTCCGTGATTGCTTGGATCATTGTGGTAAAGAAGAATTTGGGGGCTTGTGTTCTAAGAATGACTGTATTAACTGTGTTCATAATAGTGAGAAACACCAAGGTTGTGTTCTTCTGAACGGTTTATCACAGGCTGAAAGATTGGAGCTGGTAGCTGGACCTGGCACG TTTATTTTCAAAAGGGATTTGATGTGGCACCCTACATTTAGCAAGTTGAAGACCTTGCTACTCAATGAGTGGTGTGTGTCTCTTGATTTCTGCGCATTAATATGCTTTCTTCGACATACGCCTGTTCTAGAGAAGCTCACTCTTCAACTTTGTCAG GCTCCTGACAATTGGGTGAAACCAAGGGGAAAATATGTTCCATCCAAAGAGCCATTTGCATCTAAGAAACTTAGAGTAATTGAAGTTAAGTGTGAAAAGTTTGATGTGAGAGTTCACCAGATTTCAAGGATTCTGAGCATCTACAACACATATCTTGAGAAGGTCACTATTGAGTGTTCCGAGAGGTGTTCTGAAT GTTACAGCTTCCAGAAAAATGATGATCTACTCTGGTGA